The Lates calcarifer isolate ASB-BC8 linkage group LG14, TLL_Latcal_v3, whole genome shotgun sequence genome has a segment encoding these proteins:
- the LOC108873731 gene encoding LOW QUALITY PROTEIN: SH3 domain-containing protein 19-like (The sequence of the model RefSeq protein was modified relative to this genomic sequence to represent the inferred CDS: deleted 5 bases in 4 codons): MAEARSEEEEENMMRDTREQVVRRQPNSSGGRPDRRKPEHRHSQGPLSSIRAAIKRTSTRSTSLSETSRDRDRERDRDRDRDRRRPEITILSAEPLASTSWFPGASAGFPPPPPPAAQIWGPTIPPSIQPPPSYEEVIREKTQEQVLLPSSSPGSSSSSSSRPVSTITIATQTDPGSAPEPPDPEVKRPVRPPRPRLPHPPKSSHVNDITTTSQSALASLNSNSVVPNTHPGTHSSTHTQCCDVLADLCSPLTLTTSAQTDQSDQPCAAVAVAAPPTTSSSSHVQLERPRPRPRSKLFAQPIGNEVKVQTLVKLREDGLATLAARARAEPANQEVSQGKYLQELLEAFSSDDWGFPERRSDSSGHSQSESEDGDEEEEEEDMATLKARIQAFEQQQQQVADGSCGDSNFVTKRPEPRPRPRLQGQPAKSAPPVVAPKPKNFSHAPKPSSKVFWEEGGLAAAASDSGGTEALKTAESPPADLNPKPPPATEPAPSCAPKSAPVLTPQPFKTTEKPPVTPKPQCSTETPPSSPRPAPVPAPRPPPPKLTPSLSDASSTAKPPPRPPVAPRASMGAPPQDKSPTAGRTTPTLPPRPSAEVGGGAQTETQTGGAETQDTANQSVKAGSVRPGIPTKPAALTSPRRASAPSLAPKPTVTSPTPPDPNPVPTKPAAAPATTPKPSGPTAPVPAKPPTPAPTPATTPAPAPAAAPTSALAPAPAPTPAPAPAPALRKGPAIPTKPETTSTANPNSSDPPLPPRPSGVKFLPLRPPPMKSIPGRPPPPAVNSSTSSANQIPPPSKTSPAPSVSPASQSSPSQTAPPPSSVTANQLQAQRAPKRGPPLPPRPKPGHPLYSSYTKQEVLIVLDDPSPAPSEHLSGEGKSQTTIAPLINPSQCLLDLDTQPEPVPDQDSQSKPALENLVLFSFVVQSILPVQPEQKEQPDPPPVSGPRCTALFDYEGEEEDELTFSQGDVIALLEVIGQEWGRGQIHGRIGIFPLNFVEVVEPLPQPVSSPGETTKTTSADTTVIESTAAPKTSQDPNSEAEEWAVALFDFPGQTAEDLSFHKGALIRVTEHIDAEWRRGRLEGREGLYPAAFTLPHQAESVPVQQSAVKGVAKALFEFTAESEDELSLKVGDIITQVESVDEQWILGAVGGKRGIVPKNYISLL, translated from the exons ATGGCCGAGGCACggtctgaggaagaggaggaaaacatgaTGAGGGACACCCGGGAACAAGTGGTCCGACGACAGCCGAACAGCTCCggag GTCGTCCTGACAGACGTAAACCTGAGCATCGTCACAG CCAGGGTCCTCTCTCTTCCATCAGAGCTGCCATCAAGAGAA CGTCCACCAGGTCGACCTCTCTCTCCGAGACgtccagagacagagacagagagcgagacagggacagagacagagacaggag GCGACCAGAGATCACCATCCTGTCTGCAGAGCCGCTGGCCTCCACTTCCTGGTTCCCAGGAGCCTCTGCAGGATTcccacctccccctccacctgcagcacagaTCTGGGGACCCACGATCCCTCCGTCCATAcag cctcctccttcCTATGAGGAGGTGATCAGGGAGAAGACACAGGAGCAGGTTCTCCTGCCTTCTTCCTCCCCCggctcctcctcatcctcatcgtCACGTCCGGTTTCCACAATAACCATCGCCACACAGACTGATCCAGGATCTGCTCCTGAGCCACCAGACCCAGAGG TGAAAAGACCAGTGAGACCGCCACGACCGCGtctcccccaccctcccaaaTCATCTCACGTTAAtgacatcaccaccaccagccaaTCAGCACTCGCCTCCcttaacagtaacagtgtggtaccaaacacacacccagGGACACAc tcctccacacacactcagtgctgTGACGTCCTCGCCGATCTCTGTTCACCTTTGACCTTGACCACCAGTGCTCAGACTGACCAATCGGATCAGCCTTGTGCAGCTGTTGCCGTGGCAGCTCCTCCCACTACGTCGTCCTCTTCCCATGTCCAGTTGGAGCGTCCTCGACCGCGGCCTCGCTCTAAACTCTTCGCGCAGCCGATCGGCAACGAGGTCAAAGTTCAGACTCTGGTGAAACTGCGCGAGGACGGTTTGGCGACGCTAGCCGCCCGCGCCAGAGCTGAACCCGCAAACCAGGAAGTGAGTCAGGGGAAGTACCTGCAGGAGCTGCTCGAGGCCTTCAGCTCAGACGACTGGGGCTTCCCTGAGCGCCGCAGCGACAGCAGTGggcacagccaatcagagagcgaGGAcggagacgaggaggaggaagaggaggacatgGCGACTCTGAAAGCGAGGATACAAGCGttcgagcagcagcagcagcaggtggctgATGGGAGCTGTGGGGACAGTAACTTTGTCACAAAGAGGCCTGAACCTCGGCCACGCCCTCGTCTCCAGGGGCAACCAGCCAAATCTGCCCCACCCGTCGTCGCCCCAAAACCCAAAAACTTTTCACACGCTCCAAAACCG TCCAGCAAGGTGTTCTGGGAGGAGGGTGGTTTGGCAGCAGCGGCGTCAGACTCAGGTGGTACTGaagctctgaaaacagctgaatcCCCACCTGCAGACTTAAACCCAAAACCTCCGCCTGCCACTGAACCAGCACCATCCTGTGCCCCGAAATCCGCCCCAGTTTTGACTCCCCAACCCTTCAAAACCACTGAAAAACCCCCAGTGACACCAAAACCCCAGTGTTCTACAGAAACCCCCCCATCTAGT CCCCGCCCCGCCCCCGTCCCAGCCCCCAGGCCTCCTCCACCCAAACTCACCCCTTCTCTCAGTGACGCTTCCTCCACAGCCAAACCCCCACCCAGACCTCCT GTCGCTCCCAGGGCCAGCATGGGTGCACCACCCCAGGATAAGAGCCCCACAGCTGGGCGTACCACCCCAACTCTGCCCCCGAGACCTTCAGCGGAGGTTGGCGGTGGAGCACAGACGGAGACTCAGACTGGAGGTGCTGAGACGCAGGACACAGCAAACCAGTCTG TGAAAGCAGGAAGTGTTCGTCCAGGCATCCCGACCAAACCGGCGGCGCTGACCTCACCACGCCGAGCCAGCG CTCCCAGTCTGGCCCCCAAACCCACTGTAACCTCACCAACGCCTCCAGATCCAAACCCGGTCCCAACCAAACCTGCAGCTGCCCCAGCTACAACCCCCAAACCATCAGGACCAACCGCTCCGGTCCCAGCCAAACCTCCAACCCCAGCTCCAACCCCGGCTACAACCCCAGCTCCGGCTCCGGCTGCGGCTCCAACCTCGGCTctggctccagctccagctccaaccccggctccagctccagctccggCGCTGAGGAAAGGTCCTGCGATCCCGACCAAACCTGAAACTACCAGCACTGCAAACCCAAACTCTTCagaccctcctcttcctccacg ACCTTCAGGTGTGAAGTTCCTCCCCCTTCGTCCTCCACCGATGAAATCCATCCCAGGGCGACCACCGCCTCCAGCTGTCAACTCCTCGACCTCCTCAGCCAACCAGATCCCTCCTCCTTCCAAAACCAGTCCTGCTCCCTCCGTCTCTCCAGCGAGCCAGTCCTCGCCTTCGCAGACCGCCCCGCCTCCGTCGTCTGtcacagccaatcagctgcaggCTCAGAGGGCACCAAAGAGAGGACCACCTCTGCCCCCCAGACCTAAACCTGGACATCCTCTCTACAGCAGCTACACg aaacaggaagtccTGATCGTCCTGGACGACCCCAGCCCGGCGCCCTCGGAGCACCTGTCAGGTGAAGGAAAGAGTCAAACCACCATCGCCCCTCTCATCAACCCGTCACAGTGTCTCCTGGACTTGGACACCCAGCCAGAGCCTGTCCCCGATCAGGACAGCCAGTCAAAACCTGCCTTGGAAAACCTTG ttttgttttcctttgtcgTTCAGTCCATCCTGCCTGTGCAGCCTGAGCAGAAAGAACAGCCCGACCCTCCTCCTGTCag CGGTCCTCGGTGCACCGCCTTGTTCGACTACGAGggcgaggaggaggacgagCTCACCTTCTCCCAGGGTGATGTCATCGCGCTCCTCGAGGTCATAGGGCAGGAGTGGGGGCGGGGCCAGATCCACGGGCGAATAGGAATATTCCCCCTGAACtttgtggaggtggtggagccGCTGCCACAGCCGGTGTCCTCACCGGGGGAAACGACAAAAACCACATCGGCGGATACGACAGTGATAGAGAGCACTG CAGCACCAAAGACGTCACAGGATCCAAACTCAGAG gcagAGGAGTGGGCTGTTGCTCTGTTTGACTTCCCCGGTCAGACTGCAGAGGATCTGTCCTTCCACAAGGGGGCGTTGATCCGAGTGACTGAGCACATCGAtgctgagtggaggagagggagactgGAGGGTAGAGAGGGTCTTTACCCTGCTGCCTTCACACTGCCCCACCAGG CTGAGTCGGTCCCAGTCCAGCAGTCAGCGGTTAAAGGAGTGGCCAAGGCTCTGTTTGAGTTCACAGCAGAGAGCGAGGACGAGCTCTCACTAAAG GTCGGTGACATTATAACACAGGTGGAGTCTGTGGATGAGCAGTGGATTTTGGGAGCTGTGGGTGGGAAGCGTGGGATCGTGcctaaaaattacatttcacttCTCTGA